A stretch of the Bradyrhizobium arachidis genome encodes the following:
- a CDS encoding DUF5666 domain-containing protein: MSKPPLISRRLLLTGFWLAGTAVAWAQTKRGTDQGIGGTGITRGNDQGIGGTGIVGIIQRFGSIYVNGERIAYANDVPVRIDGEPANTKALRIGQLARVVAIRQADGTLATRSIGIASEVAGPIEAVKGGEMTVLGQKVLSSGTESWRRAGTHVAVFGLRRSDGAIVASHVEQRSGSIARVAGLVERGTEGLHIGGLKLSGADPALVGKRAQVEGSVMQGTTLQVSRARVDDFSDLTGATRLSVEAYVQRVGANLQFGSGIVARDVSRFAPAAGEARVVVNGVLDPSHGLRVESVQSVDRYPGSSLQSPGRSPGSSITNPGPRGTPGGSPGGPGGTVPGGSPPSGGPSGPTPGGGMEPPGGGAGGPFGPGGGMGGPGGGGFGGPGGGMSGGGRR; this comes from the coding sequence ATGAGCAAGCCGCCGCTCATCTCGCGCCGTCTGTTGCTGACCGGCTTCTGGCTGGCCGGAACGGCCGTAGCCTGGGCACAGACAAAGCGCGGCACCGACCAGGGCATTGGCGGCACCGGCATCACGCGCGGCAACGATCAGGGCATCGGCGGCACCGGTATCGTCGGCATCATCCAGCGCTTTGGCAGCATCTACGTCAACGGCGAGCGGATCGCCTATGCGAACGATGTTCCGGTGCGGATCGACGGCGAGCCTGCCAACACCAAGGCGCTCCGGATCGGCCAGCTCGCGCGCGTGGTCGCGATTCGTCAGGCCGATGGCACGCTGGCAACCCGCAGCATCGGAATTGCGAGCGAAGTCGCCGGACCCATCGAAGCCGTGAAGGGCGGCGAGATGACGGTGCTCGGCCAGAAGGTGCTGTCGAGCGGCACTGAAAGCTGGCGGCGCGCGGGCACGCATGTTGCGGTGTTCGGGCTGCGCCGCAGCGACGGCGCGATCGTGGCGAGCCATGTCGAGCAGCGGTCCGGCAGCATCGCGCGCGTGGCTGGCCTCGTCGAGCGCGGCACCGAGGGGCTGCATATCGGCGGGTTGAAGCTCAGCGGTGCCGATCCCGCACTGGTCGGCAAGCGTGCGCAGGTCGAAGGCAGCGTGATGCAGGGGACCACCTTGCAGGTCTCGCGCGCGAGGGTCGACGACTTCTCCGATCTCACTGGTGCGACCCGGCTGTCCGTCGAAGCCTATGTGCAGCGTGTCGGCGCCAATCTCCAGTTCGGCTCCGGCATCGTCGCGCGTGACGTGTCACGCTTTGCGCCTGCCGCGGGCGAGGCGCGTGTGGTGGTGAACGGCGTGCTCGACCCGTCGCACGGCTTGCGGGTGGAGTCGGTGCAATCGGTGGATCGATACCCGGGATCGTCGCTGCAAAGCCCCGGCCGCTCACCCGGCTCGTCGATCACCAATCCCGGTCCAAGAGGAACGCCCGGAGGAAGCCCGGGTGGACCGGGAGGCACTGTTCCCGGCGGAAGCCCGCCATCTGGCGGCCCATCCGGTCCCACTCCCGGCGGCGGGATGGAGCCGCCGGGCGGCGGCGCCGGCGGTCCCTTCGGACCCGGTGGCGGCATGGGCGGACCCGGTGGCGGTGGATTCGGTGGGCCCGGTGGCGGGATGAGCGGCGGCGGGCGGCGCTGA